The proteins below are encoded in one region of Candidatus Dormiibacterota bacterium:
- a CDS encoding MFS transporter, which produces MPATRKERRRALWGIIAAVFLVGTGVGSVLPILPLFLRERGSSYALVGIIVGANLVAQFIGQYPAGRLSDRFGRAPLMIGGLVVASLAIAAFALPLSIGWLIALRFIQGLGAAAFRPGARAAVADLVPEGERGIAYGWLAGADMAGLIVGPALGGVLAVFGRATVFEATGLAVLLAAAVVAIGLGRRRSSITVEPISGPLILGDRLRAGAAAVRGLLMLSMGIGFLYGVYNVVWSLFMKSIGATDWEVGLSFSLFALPLVLTAPLAGWAADRLDRRWLSAGSTASTTLIAPIYPFLHSVPAVIGVGVLEATTTAFAEPAINAFLMSAVAPDQRGRAAGTVGTGETAAKAVGALIGGGLFGLGVWVPFVVSSVVGLALILLGLPSLRAAGADLHPRAALMVAEHG; this is translated from the coding sequence GTGCCGGCGACTAGAAAAGAGCGGCGCCGCGCGCTCTGGGGCATCATTGCCGCCGTCTTCCTCGTGGGCACCGGCGTAGGATCCGTGTTGCCCATCCTGCCGCTGTTCCTGCGCGAGCGTGGGAGCTCGTATGCATTGGTCGGCATCATCGTGGGCGCCAACCTGGTGGCGCAGTTCATCGGACAGTACCCAGCCGGACGTCTCTCGGACCGGTTCGGCCGGGCTCCATTGATGATCGGTGGCCTGGTGGTTGCCAGCCTCGCGATCGCCGCGTTCGCGCTGCCACTCTCGATTGGCTGGCTGATCGCGCTTCGATTCATCCAGGGCCTGGGCGCGGCCGCGTTCCGTCCGGGAGCTCGCGCGGCGGTCGCGGACCTTGTTCCCGAAGGTGAGCGCGGAATCGCCTATGGCTGGCTCGCGGGCGCCGACATGGCGGGACTCATTGTGGGGCCCGCGCTGGGCGGCGTCCTCGCGGTCTTTGGTCGTGCGACCGTCTTCGAAGCCACCGGGCTCGCCGTGCTGCTGGCGGCGGCCGTGGTGGCCATTGGGCTGGGCCGCCGGCGCAGCTCGATCACGGTCGAGCCGATCAGCGGACCTCTCATCCTCGGTGACCGGCTGCGGGCCGGTGCGGCCGCGGTTCGCGGCCTGCTCATGCTGTCGATGGGGATTGGGTTCCTATACGGCGTTTACAACGTCGTCTGGAGCCTGTTCATGAAGTCGATCGGCGCGACGGACTGGGAAGTGGGTTTGTCCTTTTCACTCTTCGCCTTGCCGCTGGTCCTGACCGCGCCCCTTGCCGGCTGGGCGGCCGACCGCCTCGATCGCCGCTGGTTGAGCGCCGGCTCGACCGCTTCGACGACCTTGATCGCTCCGATCTATCCATTCCTGCACAGCGTGCCGGCGGTGATCGGCGTTGGCGTGCTCGAGGCCACGACGACCGCCTTTGCCGAGCCCGCCATCAATGCCTTCTTGATGAGCGCCGTCGCGCCGGATCAACGCGGCCGCGCCGCCGGCACCGTCGGCACCGGGGAAACCGCCGCGAAGGCGGTCGGCGCGCTGATCGGAGGCGGCTTGTTTGGCCTGGGCGTCTGGGTGCCGTTCGTCGTGTCGTCGGTCGTGGGACTCGCCCTCATCCTTTTGGGCCTCCCCTCACTGCGCGCAGCCGGGGCCGACTTACACCCGCGCGCCGCCTTGATGGTGGCTGAGCATGGCTGA
- the mazG gene encoding nucleoside triphosphate pyrophosphohydrolase, whose product MADDVERIRQLVDVVRRLRSPQGCPWDREQTHASLRATMLEEAYEVLEAIDEQSMPKLREELGDVLLQVLMQSDIAAEAGDFTLGDVADAVREKLVRRHPHVFGTTVVSGSDEVVRNWEALKAAEYGRESALDGVQRSLPALQWAWSLQRRAANVGFDWPDVNGALEKVREELEELREAPTVEAREAEFGDLLFSLVNVARKLGMNPEDALRSATGRFEARFRMMEQKARAEGRELKDLPIEEMDQYWEAAKRNK is encoded by the coding sequence ATGGCTGACGACGTCGAGCGCATCCGGCAACTGGTCGACGTGGTGCGGCGCCTGCGCTCGCCGCAGGGGTGTCCGTGGGACCGCGAACAGACCCACGCGTCGCTACGGGCCACGATGTTGGAGGAAGCCTATGAAGTCCTGGAGGCAATCGACGAGCAGTCGATGCCCAAGCTCCGCGAGGAGTTGGGCGATGTCCTGCTGCAGGTGTTGATGCAATCCGACATCGCCGCGGAGGCCGGTGACTTCACGCTGGGCGACGTGGCGGACGCGGTCCGGGAGAAGCTGGTGCGCCGCCACCCGCATGTCTTCGGGACGACCGTCGTCAGCGGTTCCGACGAAGTCGTTCGGAACTGGGAGGCCCTGAAAGCCGCCGAGTATGGCCGCGAGTCGGCGCTCGACGGCGTGCAGCGGTCCTTGCCGGCGCTGCAATGGGCCTGGTCACTGCAACGGCGAGCCGCCAATGTCGGATTCGACTGGCCGGACGTGAATGGCGCCCTGGAGAAGGTCCGGGAGGAGCTGGAGGAGCTACGCGAGGCGCCCACCGTCGAGGCCCGGGAGGCCGAGTTTGGCGACCTGCTGTTCAGCCTGGTGAACGTGGCCCGCAAGTTGGGCATGAATCCAGAGGACGCGCTCCGCAGCGCGACGGGTCGCTTCGAGGCGCGCTTCCGGATGATGGAGCAGAAGGCCAGGGCCGAGGGACGGGAGCTCAAAGACCTCCCAATCGAGGAGATGGACCAGTACTGGGAGGCGGCCAAACGCAACAAATGA
- the mscL gene encoding large conductance mechanosensitive channel protein MscL — MAKEFKAFLLRGNMLDLAVAVVLGAAFGAVIAALVRDLITPLIAAFAGKPDFSSLTFTINHSVFRYGDFVNAVVAFLLVAVAVFFFVVIPLNRLIARLRQDPPADPTTQKCPECLSEIPIAAHRCKFCTSPVPA; from the coding sequence ATGGCGAAAGAGTTCAAGGCCTTTCTGCTCCGCGGCAACATGCTCGACCTCGCGGTGGCCGTTGTGCTAGGGGCCGCCTTCGGCGCCGTCATCGCCGCCCTGGTCAGGGATTTGATCACGCCATTGATCGCGGCATTCGCGGGCAAGCCAGACTTTTCGAGTCTCACTTTCACGATCAATCACAGCGTCTTCCGCTATGGCGACTTCGTCAATGCCGTGGTGGCCTTCCTGCTGGTCGCCGTCGCCGTTTTTTTCTTCGTGGTGATACCGCTCAACCGGTTGATCGCCCGATTGCGGCAGGATCCACCGGCGGACCCGACCACCCAAAAGTGCCCTGAATGCCTGAGCGAGATCCCGATCGCAGCGCACCGCTGTAAGTTCTGCACCTCGCCCGTCCCCGCGTGA
- a CDS encoding RidA family protein: MNRQVFTTGRKWERIVGYARAVRIGPLIEISGCAPTADDGSTVGKGDVYEQTRQCLRVIGEALAGVGAGFDDVTRTRIFTTVPRRWREIGRAHSEVFGAIKPVTSLIGVRGFLEADWLVEIEASAYRAGD, from the coding sequence GTGAATCGCCAGGTCTTCACAACCGGCCGCAAATGGGAGCGCATCGTCGGCTACGCGCGTGCGGTCCGGATTGGTCCCTTGATCGAAATCTCTGGCTGCGCGCCGACCGCCGATGACGGCTCCACGGTGGGTAAGGGCGACGTCTACGAGCAGACCCGGCAATGCCTGCGAGTCATCGGCGAGGCTCTTGCCGGGGTGGGGGCTGGTTTCGACGATGTGACACGCACCCGGATCTTCACCACCGTGCCGCGCCGCTGGCGCGAGATCGGCCGGGCGCACAGCGAGGTCTTTGGTGCGATCAAGCCGGTGACTTCACTGATCGGCGTGCGTGGCTTCCTCGAGGCCGATTGGCTGGTGGAGATCGAAGCCAGCGCCTATCGTGCCGGCGACTAG
- a CDS encoding septum formation initiator family protein, with translation MSTSEPKASRAKVHLAAPDRLIWLVVGAIVLWGVWAFGSELVLNLRLNHEVQTLRDGNAQLAASNEQTRKELAIVGSPGAMEEAARKSGFARPGEQVYVIVKPSDSAAPAAAAASASPGAASTAKRSTSKNDGGIIGAIENWWRNLWH, from the coding sequence TTGAGCACTTCCGAACCCAAAGCCTCCCGCGCGAAGGTCCACCTCGCCGCGCCCGATCGGCTGATCTGGCTCGTCGTTGGGGCGATAGTTCTCTGGGGAGTGTGGGCGTTCGGATCGGAATTGGTACTCAACCTGCGGCTGAATCACGAGGTGCAGACGCTGCGTGACGGAAACGCGCAGCTCGCTGCCTCCAACGAGCAAACGCGGAAGGAGCTCGCCATCGTTGGCTCGCCGGGCGCTATGGAGGAAGCGGCCCGCAAATCCGGCTTTGCCCGGCCCGGCGAGCAGGTTTATGTCATCGTTAAGCCAAGTGACTCGGCAGCGCCGGCCGCGGCTGCGGCATCGGCATCACCGGGAGCGGCATCGACCGCGAAGCGATCGACAAGCAAGAACGACGGCGGCATAATCGGAGCGATCGAAAACTGGTGGAGGAATTTATGGCATTAG